The following are encoded in a window of Panicum virgatum strain AP13 chromosome 5N, P.virgatum_v5, whole genome shotgun sequence genomic DNA:
- the LOC120673391 gene encoding protein EXECUTER 2, chloroplastic-like isoform X1, whose translation MPPMQVGPAPGSLARSPLRNQLRSQARLPYLHRVPASLSARCAPPTHRHVPRGHRVRHAGGGAPALQHRPGPPSDALRRAPALRRRVLLLHRGLLGVVALHLGLDPMEPPLRRGRAGRELRVPPTVPAGGGGGERGLRRGRQAQAGHPRGHRQRRRCPRHGRAEECYTGTALSGRLKVVKACWNQLGWWVGYAKDTDDSIGRIVRISPGVGRYVAKSYSPRQLVTASSGTPLFEIFLVRENDETYTMKVVHLRPTKGTSSASSISAIATEGPAKVENESSSESSAMSDSVTEEANTDTTVKGSEDVEEKEQDVGSNKDSSVEGLKSVLNFFKSRIPEFKVQVINVDVSEETELAANSSEELAQDDVKSTSENSLEETTAEELEQEEDVSEDMDEESKSTEVKLFISGVVHNKEDAGAKSYVRVPAEINNMEKDSFELYIPGKGSDRDLAETKAAKQKVADMAAKLASELMPSDVAKALWGTTKSSSKINKEVQELLRLTLSKARVKLTENTIFNRIITDTNSTDPFSGLYVGAFSPYGPEIVQLRRKFGHWNSTDDVEFLEYVEAVKLTGDLSVPAGQITFRAKIGKGKRLENCGAYPEEFGVIASYKGQGRIAQPGFKNPRWVDGELLVLNGKSTIPHLGGAELGFLYSVPEQSFLVLFDRLNLPE comes from the exons ATGCCCCCAATGCAGGTGGGCCCCGCCCctggctcgctcgctcgctcgccacTTCGCAATCAACTCAGGAGCCAGGCCCGTCTTCCTTATCTGCATCGCGTGCCTGCCAGCCTCTCTGCCCGCTGTGCCCCACCCACCCATCGCCATGTCCCCCGCGGCCACCGCGTgcgccacgccggcggcggcgcgcccgcccTTCAACACCGTCCCGGCCCGCCGAGCGacgccctccgccgcgcgcccgccctccgccgccgggtgcTGCTTCTGCACCGCGGCCTCCTCGGCGTCGTCGCCCTCCACCTGGGACTGGACCCGATGGAGCCGCCACTTCGACGAGGTCGAGCAGGCCGAGAGCTACGCGTCCCTCCTACAG TTCCAGctggaggaggcggtggagaACGAGGACTTCGCCGAGGCCGCCAAGCTCAAGCGGGCCATCCTCGAGGCCACCGGCAGCGACGCCGTTGCCCACGTCATGGCCGAGCTGAAG AATGCTATACAGGAACAGCGTTATCAGGACGCCTCAAGGTTGTCAAGGCTTGCTGGAACCAGCTTG GTTGGTGGGTGGGATACGCTAAGGACACTGATGACTCCATTGGGAGAATTGTGCGAATAAGCCCTGGTGTCGGGAGATACGTGGCAAAGAGCTACAGCCCAAG GCAATTGGTGACTGCATCTTCTGGGACTCCATTATTCGAAATTTTTCTTGTCAGAGAAAATGATGAGACATATACAATGAAG GTGGTACACTTGCGACCAACAAAAGGAACTTCAAGTGCATCATCCATCTCAGCGATAGCTACTGAAGGTCCAGCTAAGGTGGAGAATGAAAGTTCATCAGAAAGTAGTGCTATGTCTGATAGCGTTACAGAGGAAGCAAATACAGATACTACGGTAAAAGGAAGTGAGGATGTTGAGGAGAAAGAACAAGATGTTGGTAGCAACAAGGATAGTAGTGTCGAAGGATTAAAAAgtgttttgaattttttcaaGTCTCGGATTCCTGAATTCAAAGTTCAAGTAATAAATGTAGATGTGTCTGAGGAAACTGAATTGGCTGCAAATTCATCGGAAGAATTAGCGCAAGATGATGTGAAGAGCACATCAGAAAACTCGTTGGAAGAGACTACCGCTGAGGAACTCGAGCAGGAGGAAGATGTTTCAGAAGATATGGATGAAGAAAGTAAAAGTACGGAGGTGAAGCTTTTCATCAGTGGAGTGGTTCACAACAAAGAAGATGCTGGAGCAAAATCATATGTTCGAGTTCCAGCTGAAATAAATAACATGGAAAAGGACTCCTTTGAACTTTACATACCTGGAAAAGGTTCTGATCGAGATCTGGCTGAAACAAAGGCTGCAAAACAGAAAGTTGCCGATATGGCAGCCAAATTAGCATCAGAGCTTATGCCATCTGATGTCGCAAAGGCATTATGGGGCACAACCAAGAGCTCTTCAAAG ATAAATAAAGAAGTTCAGGAGCTTTTAAGGCTTACATTAAGCAAGGCCCGAGTAAAGTTGACCGAGAATACCATTTTTAATCGGATCATTACGGATACTAACAGCACAGATCCATTTAGTG GTCTCTATGTGGGAGCATTTAGTCCATATGGGCcagaaattgtgcagctccgtCGGAAGTTTGGCCACTGGAACAGTACTGATGATGTTGAGTTTTTGGAGTACGTTGAAGCAGTAAAGTTGACTGGTGATCTGAGTGTCCCTGCTGGCCAG ATAACATTCCGTGCTAAGATTGGGAAAGGAAAGCGTCTTGAGAATTGTGGCGCATACCCAGAGGAATTTGGTGTG ATTGCCAGTTATAAAGGTCAGGGTAGAATAGCACAACCTGGATTCAAAAATCCTCGATGGGTGGATGGTGAGCTATTGGTGCTCAATGGCAAG
- the LOC120673391 gene encoding protein EXECUTER 2, chloroplastic-like isoform X2, protein MSPAATACATPAAARPPFNTVPARRATPSAARPPSAAGCCFCTAASSASSPSTWDWTRWSRHFDEVEQAESYASLLQFQLEEAVENEDFAEAAKLKRAILEATGSDAVAHVMAELKNAIQEQRYQDASRLSRLAGTSLVGWWVGYAKDTDDSIGRIVRISPGVGRYVAKSYSPRQLVTASSGTPLFEIFLVRENDETYTMKVVHLRPTKGTSSASSISAIATEGPAKVENESSSESSAMSDSVTEEANTDTTVKGSEDVEEKEQDVGSNKDSSVEGLKSVLNFFKSRIPEFKVQVINVDVSEETELAANSSEELAQDDVKSTSENSLEETTAEELEQEEDVSEDMDEESKSTEVKLFISGVVHNKEDAGAKSYVRVPAEINNMEKDSFELYIPGKGSDRDLAETKAAKQKVADMAAKLASELMPSDVAKALWGTTKSSSKINKEVQELLRLTLSKARVKLTENTIFNRIITDTNSTDPFSGLYVGAFSPYGPEIVQLRRKFGHWNSTDDVEFLEYVEAVKLTGDLSVPAGQITFRAKIGKGKRLENCGAYPEEFGVIASYKGQGRIAQPGFKNPRWVDGELLVLNGKSTIPHLGGAELGFLYSVPEQSFLVLFDRLNLPE, encoded by the exons ATGTCCCCCGCGGCCACCGCGTgcgccacgccggcggcggcgcgcccgcccTTCAACACCGTCCCGGCCCGCCGAGCGacgccctccgccgcgcgcccgccctccgccgccgggtgcTGCTTCTGCACCGCGGCCTCCTCGGCGTCGTCGCCCTCCACCTGGGACTGGACCCGATGGAGCCGCCACTTCGACGAGGTCGAGCAGGCCGAGAGCTACGCGTCCCTCCTACAG TTCCAGctggaggaggcggtggagaACGAGGACTTCGCCGAGGCCGCCAAGCTCAAGCGGGCCATCCTCGAGGCCACCGGCAGCGACGCCGTTGCCCACGTCATGGCCGAGCTGAAG AATGCTATACAGGAACAGCGTTATCAGGACGCCTCAAGGTTGTCAAGGCTTGCTGGAACCAGCTTG GTAGGTTGGTGGGTGGGATACGCTAAGGACACTGATGACTCCATTGGGAGAATTGTGCGAATAAGCCCTGGTGTCGGGAGATACGTGGCAAAGAGCTACAGCCCAAG GCAATTGGTGACTGCATCTTCTGGGACTCCATTATTCGAAATTTTTCTTGTCAGAGAAAATGATGAGACATATACAATGAAG GTGGTACACTTGCGACCAACAAAAGGAACTTCAAGTGCATCATCCATCTCAGCGATAGCTACTGAAGGTCCAGCTAAGGTGGAGAATGAAAGTTCATCAGAAAGTAGTGCTATGTCTGATAGCGTTACAGAGGAAGCAAATACAGATACTACGGTAAAAGGAAGTGAGGATGTTGAGGAGAAAGAACAAGATGTTGGTAGCAACAAGGATAGTAGTGTCGAAGGATTAAAAAgtgttttgaattttttcaaGTCTCGGATTCCTGAATTCAAAGTTCAAGTAATAAATGTAGATGTGTCTGAGGAAACTGAATTGGCTGCAAATTCATCGGAAGAATTAGCGCAAGATGATGTGAAGAGCACATCAGAAAACTCGTTGGAAGAGACTACCGCTGAGGAACTCGAGCAGGAGGAAGATGTTTCAGAAGATATGGATGAAGAAAGTAAAAGTACGGAGGTGAAGCTTTTCATCAGTGGAGTGGTTCACAACAAAGAAGATGCTGGAGCAAAATCATATGTTCGAGTTCCAGCTGAAATAAATAACATGGAAAAGGACTCCTTTGAACTTTACATACCTGGAAAAGGTTCTGATCGAGATCTGGCTGAAACAAAGGCTGCAAAACAGAAAGTTGCCGATATGGCAGCCAAATTAGCATCAGAGCTTATGCCATCTGATGTCGCAAAGGCATTATGGGGCACAACCAAGAGCTCTTCAAAG ATAAATAAAGAAGTTCAGGAGCTTTTAAGGCTTACATTAAGCAAGGCCCGAGTAAAGTTGACCGAGAATACCATTTTTAATCGGATCATTACGGATACTAACAGCACAGATCCATTTAGTG GTCTCTATGTGGGAGCATTTAGTCCATATGGGCcagaaattgtgcagctccgtCGGAAGTTTGGCCACTGGAACAGTACTGATGATGTTGAGTTTTTGGAGTACGTTGAAGCAGTAAAGTTGACTGGTGATCTGAGTGTCCCTGCTGGCCAG ATAACATTCCGTGCTAAGATTGGGAAAGGAAAGCGTCTTGAGAATTGTGGCGCATACCCAGAGGAATTTGGTGTG ATTGCCAGTTATAAAGGTCAGGGTAGAATAGCACAACCTGGATTCAAAAATCCTCGATGGGTGGATGGTGAGCTATTGGTGCTCAATGGCAAG